The following proteins are co-located in the Triticum aestivum cultivar Chinese Spring chromosome 1A, IWGSC CS RefSeq v2.1, whole genome shotgun sequence genome:
- the LOC123103920 gene encoding uncharacterized protein isoform X1 has translation METLPCDFREGMETLPCEIRQAMEVLNKDKADRIQEIAEKQAIEMIQWYYDKLKEKEPDSYEDSSSSDDEDSCESDEDRCRRDWNRLYAGMFGSFDDFTAIPAMRYTDKPAPPNFAWEDDTLQIFSIEVMGIEQQKLEWPLGVFGMVAARDSLDHDRWITITTLSSVVNGTIVRPSVRRVPI, from the exons ATGGAGACCCTCCCCTGTGATTTTCGGGAGGGGATGGAAACCCTACCTTGTGAGATTCGTCAGGCGATGGAGGTACTGAACAAGGATAAGGCCGACCGGATCCAGGAGATTGCGGAGAAGCAGGCGATCGAGATGATCCAATGGTACTATGATAAGCTGAAGGAGAAGGAACCGGATTCTTATGAAGACTCGTCATCGTCTGATGACGAAGACTCGTGTGAGTCTGATGAAGATAGGTGTCGTCGTGACTGGAACCGTCTATATGCCGGTATGTTCGGCTCCTTCGATGATTTCA CTGCTATCCCAGCCATGCGTTACACGGATAAGCCCGCGCCTCCCAACTTCGCCTGGGAGGATGATACTCTTCAGATCTTTTCAATCGAAGTCATGGGAATAGAGCAGCAAAAATTAGAGTGGCCGCTAGGTGTGTTTGGTATGGTTGCCGCACGCGACTCGCTGGATCACGATCGCTGGATCACAATCACAACATTATCTTCAGTCGTGAACGGGACAATCGTCAGACCATCAGTGAGGAG AGTCCCTATCTAG
- the LOC123103920 gene encoding uncharacterized protein isoform X2, which translates to METLPCDFREGMETLPCEIRQAMEVLNKDKADRIQEIAEKQAIEMIQWYYDKLKEKEPDSYEDSSSSDDEDSCESDEDRCRRDWNRLYAAAIPAMRYTDKPAPPNFAWEDDTLQIFSIEVMGIEQQKLEWPLGVFGMVAARDSLDHDRWITITTLSSVVNGTIVRPSVRRVPI; encoded by the exons ATGGAGACCCTCCCCTGTGATTTTCGGGAGGGGATGGAAACCCTACCTTGTGAGATTCGTCAGGCGATGGAGGTACTGAACAAGGATAAGGCCGACCGGATCCAGGAGATTGCGGAGAAGCAGGCGATCGAGATGATCCAATGGTACTATGATAAGCTGAAGGAGAAGGAACCGGATTCTTATGAAGACTCGTCATCGTCTGATGACGAAGACTCGTGTGAGTCTGATGAAGATAGGTGTCGTCGTGACTGGAACCGTCTATATGCCG CTGCTATCCCAGCCATGCGTTACACGGATAAGCCCGCGCCTCCCAACTTCGCCTGGGAGGATGATACTCTTCAGATCTTTTCAATCGAAGTCATGGGAATAGAGCAGCAAAAATTAGAGTGGCCGCTAGGTGTGTTTGGTATGGTTGCCGCACGCGACTCGCTGGATCACGATCGCTGGATCACAATCACAACATTATCTTCAGTCGTGAACGGGACAATCGTCAGACCATCAGTGAGGAG AGTCCCTATCTAG